Proteins from one Rosa chinensis cultivar Old Blush chromosome 7, RchiOBHm-V2, whole genome shotgun sequence genomic window:
- the LOC112178985 gene encoding chaperonin CPN60-like 2, mitochondrial isoform X2, protein MYRIASSFASSTPKKLVHGRVLCNRNYVAQDLTFQIGPRAALFEVAEAAKFTMAALLQRVSQLGDAFRVTMGSKDGVTVAKGISYEDKYKNVSKTLTAGGDGTTFAAVLTLATLTEGCQSIGVGVPSIFANGQREIGECLARALENVEKKGHVISEDNSFIIDRLLMSPTLNQLIRHNRTEKSRTNRNRALDKCPQKQGVCLRVFTRTPKKPNSALRKVAKVRLSNRNDVFSYIPGEGHNLQEHSMVLIRGGRVKDLPGVKFHCIRGVKDLLGLPNRRRGRSKYGAEKPKSA, encoded by the exons ATGTATCGCATAGCTTCATCCTTCGCCTCTTCAACTCCTAAGAAGCTG GTCCATGGTAGGGTTTTATGCAATAGGAACTATGTGGCGCAAGATCTCACCTTCCAGATTGGGCCTCGCGCCGCCTTGTTTGAGGTTGCGGAGGCTGCCAAGTTTACCATGGCCGCTCTGCTGCAACGTGTCTCTCAGCTCGGGGACGCCTTCAGAGTTACGATGGGATCAAAG GATGGTGTTACTGTTGCCAAGGGCATTAGTTATGAGGACAAGTACAAGAATGTGAGCAAGACGCTTACTGCTGGAGGAGATG GTACAACTTTTGCAGCTGTCTTGACCCTGGCAACACTCACAGAAGGTTGCCAGTCCATAGGTGTTGGG GTTCCCTCTATTTTTGCAAATGGTCAACGAGAGATTGGAGAGTGCTTAGCAAGGGCATTGGAGAACGTTGAAAAGAAAGGGCAT GTTATAAGTGAAGATAACAGTTTCATTATCGACAGACTGCTCATGTCACCCacattaaatcaattgattcgtCATAATAGAACTGAGAAAAGTCGCACAAACCGTAATCGAGCTTTGGATAAATGCCCCCAAAAGCAAGGAGTATGCCTACGGGTTTTTACGAGAACACCAAAGAAGCCAAATTCAGCTCTGCGTAAGGTAGCCAAAGTAAGGCTAAGCAATCGAAATGATGTATTTTCTTACATTCCCGGTGAAGGTCATAATTTGCAGGAACATTCTATGGTCTTAATAAGAGGGGGCAGAGTGAAAGATTTGCCAGGTGTGAAATTCCACTGTATCAGAGGAGTTAAGGATTTGCTGGGACTTCCAAATCGAAGAAGAGGCCGATCAAAATATGGTGCAGAGAAGCCCAAGAGCGCCTGA
- the LOC112178985 gene encoding chaperonin CPN60-like 2, mitochondrial isoform X1 yields the protein MYRIASSFASSTPKKLVHGRVLCNRNYVAQDLTFQIGPRAALFEVAEAAKFTMAALLQRVSQLGDAFRVTMGSKDGVTVAKGISYEDKYKNVSKTLTAGGDGTTFAAVLTLATLTEGCQSIGVGVPSIFANGQREIGECLARALENVEKKGHVSSLKDSGIGENRSGILDYLAILRGREVISEDNSFIIDRLLMSPTLNQLIRHNRTEKSRTNRNRALDKCPQKQGVCLRVFTRTPKKPNSALRKVAKVRLSNRNDVFSYIPGEGHNLQEHSMVLIRGGRVKDLPGVKFHCIRGVKDLLGLPNRRRGRSKYGAEKPKSA from the exons ATGTATCGCATAGCTTCATCCTTCGCCTCTTCAACTCCTAAGAAGCTG GTCCATGGTAGGGTTTTATGCAATAGGAACTATGTGGCGCAAGATCTCACCTTCCAGATTGGGCCTCGCGCCGCCTTGTTTGAGGTTGCGGAGGCTGCCAAGTTTACCATGGCCGCTCTGCTGCAACGTGTCTCTCAGCTCGGGGACGCCTTCAGAGTTACGATGGGATCAAAG GATGGTGTTACTGTTGCCAAGGGCATTAGTTATGAGGACAAGTACAAGAATGTGAGCAAGACGCTTACTGCTGGAGGAGATG GTACAACTTTTGCAGCTGTCTTGACCCTGGCAACACTCACAGAAGGTTGCCAGTCCATAGGTGTTGGG GTTCCCTCTATTTTTGCAAATGGTCAACGAGAGATTGGAGAGTGCTTAGCAAGGGCATTGGAGAACGTTGAAAAGAAAGGGCAT GTTTCTTCCCTCAAAGATTCTGGTATTGGGGAAAATAGGAGTGGCATTTTAGATTATCTAGCCATCCTCAGGGGGCGAGAG GTTATAAGTGAAGATAACAGTTTCATTATCGACAGACTGCTCATGTCACCCacattaaatcaattgattcgtCATAATAGAACTGAGAAAAGTCGCACAAACCGTAATCGAGCTTTGGATAAATGCCCCCAAAAGCAAGGAGTATGCCTACGGGTTTTTACGAGAACACCAAAGAAGCCAAATTCAGCTCTGCGTAAGGTAGCCAAAGTAAGGCTAAGCAATCGAAATGATGTATTTTCTTACATTCCCGGTGAAGGTCATAATTTGCAGGAACATTCTATGGTCTTAATAAGAGGGGGCAGAGTGAAAGATTTGCCAGGTGTGAAATTCCACTGTATCAGAGGAGTTAAGGATTTGCTGGGACTTCCAAATCGAAGAAGAGGCCGATCAAAATATGGTGCAGAGAAGCCCAAGAGCGCCTGA
- the LOC112178985 gene encoding chaperonin CPN60-like 2, mitochondrial isoform X3, with protein MYRIASSFASSTPKKLVHGRVLCNRNYVAQDLTFQIGPRAALFEVAEAAKFTMAALLQRVSQLGDAFRVTMGSKDGVTVAKGISYEDKYKNVSKTLTAGGDGTTFAAVLTLATLTEGCQSIGVGVSSLKDSGIGENRSGILDYLAILRGREVISEDNSFIIDRLLMSPTLNQLIRHNRTEKSRTNRNRALDKCPQKQGVCLRVFTRTPKKPNSALRKVAKVRLSNRNDVFSYIPGEGHNLQEHSMVLIRGGRVKDLPGVKFHCIRGVKDLLGLPNRRRGRSKYGAEKPKSA; from the exons ATGTATCGCATAGCTTCATCCTTCGCCTCTTCAACTCCTAAGAAGCTG GTCCATGGTAGGGTTTTATGCAATAGGAACTATGTGGCGCAAGATCTCACCTTCCAGATTGGGCCTCGCGCCGCCTTGTTTGAGGTTGCGGAGGCTGCCAAGTTTACCATGGCCGCTCTGCTGCAACGTGTCTCTCAGCTCGGGGACGCCTTCAGAGTTACGATGGGATCAAAG GATGGTGTTACTGTTGCCAAGGGCATTAGTTATGAGGACAAGTACAAGAATGTGAGCAAGACGCTTACTGCTGGAGGAGATG GTACAACTTTTGCAGCTGTCTTGACCCTGGCAACACTCACAGAAGGTTGCCAGTCCATAGGTGTTGGG GTTTCTTCCCTCAAAGATTCTGGTATTGGGGAAAATAGGAGTGGCATTTTAGATTATCTAGCCATCCTCAGGGGGCGAGAG GTTATAAGTGAAGATAACAGTTTCATTATCGACAGACTGCTCATGTCACCCacattaaatcaattgattcgtCATAATAGAACTGAGAAAAGTCGCACAAACCGTAATCGAGCTTTGGATAAATGCCCCCAAAAGCAAGGAGTATGCCTACGGGTTTTTACGAGAACACCAAAGAAGCCAAATTCAGCTCTGCGTAAGGTAGCCAAAGTAAGGCTAAGCAATCGAAATGATGTATTTTCTTACATTCCCGGTGAAGGTCATAATTTGCAGGAACATTCTATGGTCTTAATAAGAGGGGGCAGAGTGAAAGATTTGCCAGGTGTGAAATTCCACTGTATCAGAGGAGTTAAGGATTTGCTGGGACTTCCAAATCGAAGAAGAGGCCGATCAAAATATGGTGCAGAGAAGCCCAAGAGCGCCTGA
- the LOC112178984 gene encoding loganic acid O-methyltransferase, producing the protein MAAEETITSEPVSEAHPMKGGDGANSYAKNSTFQKGAVDNAKQLLNKVIAEKLDLEILSSPSSFHIADLGCSVGPNTFSAVENIIEAVVLKYHSQLGLNVQIPEFQVFFNDHTSNDFNLLFKSLPQNRQYYAAGVPGSFYDRRFPEASLHLVHSSTALHWLSKVPAEVLDKNSLAYNKGRIHYSNATDEVIRAHETQYAVDMERFLHSRAQEVVYGGLMVLNIPGRPDGTTHSYPFTKVTLQLLGSCLMDLVEKGVVSEEKVDSFNIPTYTMSPQELKAVVERNGCFSIETITQLPLVVLADRPNMAVPQLLAAHMRAGTEGIVKEHFGEEILDELFDLYLTKCEEHATAVETVTFLVVLKRKAD; encoded by the exons ATGGCAGCAGAAGAAACCATCACCAGTGAACCAGTCTCAGAAGCACATCCAATGAAAGGTGGAGATGGCGCCAACAGCTATGCCAAAAATTCCACTTTCCAG AAAGGTGCTGTGGATAATGCGAAACAGCTTTTGAACAAGGTGATTGCAGAAAAGCTTGACCTAGAAATCTTGTCATCTCCCAGCTCCTTTCACATTGCAGATCTGGGTTGCTCTGTTGGGCCGAATACATTTTCTGCAGTTGAAAACATAATTGAAGCCGTGGTACTCAAGTATCATAGCCAGCTTGGTTTGAATGTTCAAATCCCTGAATTTCAAGTCTTCTTCAATGATCATACCTCAAATGACTTCAACCTGCTCTTCAAATCCCTCCCTCAGAACAGGCAATACTACGCTGCCGGTGTACCGGGTTCTTTCTACGATCGCAGATTTCCTGAGGCTTCCCTTCACTTGGTTCACTCTTCTACTGCCCTTCACTGGCTTTCTAAAGTACCAGCGGAGGTGTTGGACAAAAACAGTCTTGCTTATAACAAAGGACGAATCCATTACTCAAATGCCACAGATGAAGTGATAAGGGCTCATGAAACTCAATATGCGGTAGACATGGAGCGCTTTCTCCATTCCCGGGCACAAGAGGTTGTTTACGGAGGACTCATGGTACTCAACATTCCAGGCCGCCCTGACGGCACCACTCATTCTTATCCTTTCACAAAGGTGACCTTGCAACTTTTGGGATCTTGCCTCATGGACTTGGTTGAAAAG GGAGTTGTTAGTGAAGAGAAAGTAGATTCGTTTAACATACCTACGTATACAATGTCTCCCCAAGAACTGAAAGCTGTTGTAGAACGAAATGGATGTTTTAGCATAGAGACAATAACACAGTTACCTCTTGTAGTCTTGGCAGATAGGCCTAATATGGCAGTGCCGCAACTACTTGCCGCTCATATGAGAGCTGGCACGGAAGGGATAGTCAAGGAGCACTTTGGGGAAGAAATATTAGATGAGCTCTTCGACTTGTATCTCACAAAATGTGAAGAGCATGCCACTGCGGTTGAGACAGTTACATTTCTTGTTGTGCTTAAACGCAAGGCAGATTGA
- the LOC112178562 gene encoding flavonoid 3'-monooxygenase CYP75B137 — protein sequence MPEKILRSLASWFNLDAFCLKHLVGKMASTYEFFMESNSLSSLWSENNSGSWGVLFTISAIFAAIVYAWSCLKSSRISPPLPPGPRGLPLVGNLLSVDPQLHTYFAGLSKTYGPIYKLRLGTRLCVVIASPSAAREVLKENDLTFSSRGVNCAAGDVALYGGAGIVCTPYGPEWRMLRKVCVLKMLSNTALDSVHQLRHSQVRKAVRYFYSQVGSPVNIGEQLFVATLNLTTNMLWGGTMLEEEAGAEVLAEFREAMVDIAVLSGKPNISELYPFLTRFDVQGIRKQMKAVELKFDSIFEKVIEQRLKMDKQGAQESKDFLTFMLRYKDEGGDAKTPLTMTHLKALLLDMVVGGSDTSSNTIEFAMAEMMNKPVVLEKAQRELDAVVGKDSIVQESHIHRLPYLEAVMKETLRLHPALPLMLPHCPSETCIVGGYTIPKGSKVFVNVWDIHRDPSNWEDPLEFNPERFLNGKYDFTGSNFNYFPFGSGKRICPGTATAERLVMHLLASLLHSFDWKLPQGETKVDSSEKFGMVMMKKVPMVAIPTPRLLDSELYQ from the exons ATGCCTGAAAAGATACTCAGGAGTTTAGCTAGCTGGTTTAACCTAGATGCCTTTTGTCTTAAACATTTGG TTGGAAAAATGGCATCCACTTATGAATTCTTCATGGAATCCAATTCCTTATCCTCACTGTGGTCGGAAAACAACAGCGGGAGTTGGGGAGTGTTGTTCACTATCTCCGCAATTTTTGCAGCAATTGTTTACGCATGGAGTTGCCTGAAGAGTAGCAGAATCTCGCCGCCGTTGCCTCCCGGTCCACGCGGCCTCCCGCTGGTTGGTAATCTTCTGTCCGTTGACCCACAGCTCCACACCTACTTTGCGGGCCTATCCAAAACTTACGGCCCAATCTATAAGCTCCGACTGGGTACCAGGCTCTGTGTCGTAATAGCCTCCCCTTCCGCCGCTCGAGAGGTGCTCAAGGAGAATGACCTCACGTTCTCCAGTCGCGGCGTCAATTGTGCAGCTGGGGATGTAGCACTCTACGGCGGGGCAGGTATAGTTTGTACCCCGTACGGGCCGGAGTGGCGAATGTTGAGGAAAGTGTGCGTGCTCAAGATGCTTAGCAACACCGCCTTGGACTCGGTTCACCAACTGCGCCACTCGCAGGTCCGAAAAGCTGTGCGTTACTTCTATAGTCAGGTTGGATCGCCCGTCAACATTGGTGAGCAACTTTTCGTTGCCACGCTCAACCTTACCACCAACATGTTATGGGGTGGCACCATGCTGGAGGAGGAGGCTGGGGCTGAGGTTTTGGCGGAGTTTAGGGAAGCGATGGTCGACATCGCGGTGCTTTCTGGGAAGCCTAATATTTCGGAGCTTTATCCGTTTTTGACCAGGTTTGATGTGCAAGGCATAAGGAAGCAGATGAAGGCTGTGGAGCTCAAGTTTGATAGCATTTTTGAGAAAGTTATTGAACAACGGTTGAAAATGGACAAACAAGGCGCGCAAGAGAGCAAGGATTTTTTGACATTTATGTTGCGATATAAAGATGAAGGAGGAGATGCCAAAACTCCTCTCACCATGACACATCTCAAAGCCTTGCTCTTG GATATGGTTGTGGGTGGGAGTGACACATCCTCCAACACAATTGAGTTTGCAATGGCTGAAATGATGAACAAACCAGTAGTGTTAGAGAAAGCCCAGAGAGAATTAGATGCTGTAGTTGGGAAAGACAGTATCGTACAAGAGTCTCATATTCACAGACTACCATACTTGGAAGCTGTGATGAAAGAAACTCTACGCTTGCACCCAGCCCTGCCTCTAATGCTCCCACATTGCCCAAGTGAAACATGCATTGTGGGAGGTTATACCATTCCAAAGGGGTCTAAGGTTTTTGTTAATGTGTGGGATATCCACAGAGACCCTTCTAACTGGGAAGACCCATTAGAGTTTAATCCAGAGAGGTTCTTGAATGGTAAATATGACTTCACTGGAAGCAACTTCAACTACTTTCCATTTGGGAGTGGAAAAAGAATATGTCCAGGGACAGCAACGGCAGAGAGGCTTGTCATGCATTTACTTGCATCactgttgcattcttttgactGGAAACTACCACAAGGAGAGACTAAGGTGGATTCTTCCGAAAAGTTtgggatggtgatgatgaagaaggTACCTATGGTTGCCATCCCAACTCCAAGGTTATTGGATTCAGAGCTTTATCAGTAA
- the LOC112179309 gene encoding loganic acid O-methyltransferase, which yields MAAEDTITSEPVSEAHPMRGGDGANSYAKNSTFQKGAVDNAKQLLNKVIAEKLDLEILSSPSSFHIADLGCSVGPNTFSAVENIIEAVVLKYHSQLGLNVQIPEFQVFFNDHTSNDFNLLFKSLPQNRQYYAAGVPGSFYDRRFPEASLHLVHSSTALHWLSKVPAEVLDKNSLAYNKGRIHYSNATDEVIRAHETQYAVDMERFLHSRAQEVVYGGLMVLNIPGRPDGTTHSYPFTKVTLQLLGSCLMDLVEKGVVSEEKVDSFNIPMYTMSPQELKAVVERNGCFSIETITQLPLVVLADRPNMALPQLLAAHMRAGMEGIVKEHFGEEILDELFDLYLTKCEEHATTVETVTFLVVLKRKAD from the exons ATGGCAGCAGAAGATACCATCACCAGTGAACCAGTCTCAGAAGCACATCCAAtgagaggtggagatggagccAACAGCTATGCCAAAAATTCCACTTTCCAG AAAGGTGCTGTGGATAATGCGAAACAGCTTTTGAACAAGGTGATTGCAGAAAAGCTTGACCTAGAAATCTTATCATCTCCCAGCTCCTTTCACATTGCAGATCTGGGTTGCTCTGTTGGGCCGAATACATTTTCTGCAGTTGAAAACATAATTGAAGCCGTGGTACTCAAGTATCATAGCCAGCTTGGTTTGAATGTTCAAATCCCTGAATTTCAAGTCTTCTTCAATGATCATACCTCAAATGACTTCAACCTGCTCTTCAAATCCCTCCCTCAGAACAGGCAATACTACGCTGCCGGTGTACCGGGTTCTTTCTACGATCGCAGATTTCCTGAGGCTTCCCTTCACTTGGTTCACTCTTCTACTGCCCTTCACTGGCTTTCTAAAGTACCAGCGGAGGTGTTGGACAAAAACAGTCTTGCTTATAACAAAGGACGAATCCATTACTCAAATGCCACAGATGAAGTGATAAGGGCTCATGAAACTCAATATGCGGTAGACATGGAGCGCTTTCTCCATTCCCGGGCACAAGAGGTTGTTTACGGAGGACTCATGGTACTCAACATTCCAGGCCGCCCTGACGGCACCACTCATTCTTATCCTTTCACAAAGGTGACCTTGCAACTTTTGGGATCTTGCCTCATGGACTTGGTTGAAAAG GGAGTTGTTAGTGAAGAGAAAGTAGATTCGTTTAACATACCTATGTATACAATGTCTCCCCAAGAACTGAAAGCTGTTGTAGAACGAAATGGATGTTTTAGCATAGAGACAATAACACAGTTACCTCTTGTAGTCTTGGCAGATAGGCCTAATATGGCATTGCCGCAACTACTTGCCGCTCATATGAGAGCTGGCATGGAAGGGATAGTCAAGGAACACTTTGGGGAAGAAATATTAGATGAGCTCTTCGACTTGTATCTCACAAAATGTGAAGAGCATGCCACTACTGTTGAGACAGTTACATTTCTTGTTGTGCTTAAGCGCAAGGCAGATTGA